The following is a genomic window from Adhaeribacter radiodurans.
CTTTAGAAAAGTTGTCGGTTCCGGAGCCACCAAAGCGTTTGTTCCACTGCGAAGAAGCTACTACGGTATTAGCAATTGTAATGGTATAATCTTCTACTTCGCCGTTCGCAAAATCCGAACAAGCATCGGTGTTTGTTACCAAGGTGTTGTATTTGCTCATCACCCGCAGCCTGCGTTGCCCGGTAGAAACATTGGTCGGAATGGTAATAGTAGTATTGTAGGGTTCCGTGCTTGCAGTAGGAGAGGCGTAAATTAATTCACCGGCATCTTCAAAATCCTGGTCGTTGTTATAATCAATCCACACTCCGAAGCCTTGCGGGAAAGAACCGGCTTGTACTTTAAGCGAGTATCTTTTTCCTTTAGCTACAGTAGTTGTAAGCGAGCCCGTAGCAGGAAAATTAGTGTAACCACCAATGGTGCCGTCGCAGCCTGAATCATCATGAACCAAAGTATTAAAACTAAAATTATTAATGTAATCTCCCTGCTGACAGTTAAGGGTAGGCACGCAATACCCAATGGCCACGGTATAATCTTCGGTTTCGCCTACGTTAAATGTAGAGCAGGATTCGTTGGCAGCCAACACAGAAAAATACTTTGTCCGGACCCGCAGGCGTCGCAAACCAGTAGTGGCATTGGATGGAATAGTTACGGTGCCGGTAAATACACCTTTGCCGGGAGTAGGAGATTTATAAATAAACTCTCCAGCATCGTTAAAGTCGCCGTCATTATTACAATCCAGCCAAACTCCAAAACCTTGCGAGAGGTTTGGCCCACCTTGCATGCTGATAGTATAACTCTGCCCTTTTAAGAGACAGGTGGTATTGGTGCCTACCGGGTCATAGTTAATGTAGTTGCCGGCTTGTCCGTTGCAACCAGAATTATTGTTAGCCAGCGTATTTAAGCTAAAATTATTAATAAAATCTCCGGAAGTACAAGGAGTTTCGTAGAGTGGAATGCAATAAGCCGATATTAACCATTGATTGGGGCTGGTACCAGTTCCGGCGGCATTACTTACCTGGATGTAGCCCGTGCCGGCCCCGGCCGGAGATGTAGCGATAATAGTGGATTCGTTTACTATCGTAAACTGGGCACTAACCCCGCTGAAAGTAACCGAACCCGCACCCAGAAAATTCTTGCCTTTAATTTTAACGCTGGTACCTACGGGTCCGCCTACCGGTTCAAAACTGTAAACCAAAGGTAACCCTTGAATAAACTGCAAAGCTCTAAAAGCATTCACCCGACCATAACCCATTTCGTTGTTCCAGGTGCCATAAGGGTGTCCGGCGAGCGTTAGGTATTCATAACCGCCTACTTTCTCCGCTGATTTTTGGAGAGCAATCATATAATTAGAGGCACCGTAATCCGGACGAAGGGAGGCCATTAAACCCACTACTCCTGCTGCAACGGGGCAGGCTGCCGATGTACCATCAAAAAATGTATAATCGTCGTTAACGTATCCGGCTATGCCGCTCCGGTCGGTAGTAATGGTATTCACACCGGGGGCTACTATATCAACGTATCCTCCGTAATTAGAAAAACTGGCTCTCTTATCACTAACATTAGATGCTCCCACGCCTACCACAAAATCATAATTGGCCGGATATAAGATAGGGGTATTTTTATTGTCATTGCCGGTGGAACCCAGGATAACCGCGCCCAAGCCACTCCTGCTGTTGTAGCGCATGGCAGAAAAACTAACTTCTACGGTAGCAGCAAAATCGTTGGAGCCGAACGTATAACTATTACTTACCGCCACTAACCCGGGCGTATTAATTATGCGGGAGGCAGCCCGGGCAATAATGTCGGCAGTGGTATGCCACCGGCCGTTTGTTTCTACGTTGTAGCCCATCATAACCGGCATTACCTTAATGTTATTTCCCACGCTTGACCCACCAATACGATTATTAGTGGCACCGGCTATTAAACCGGCACAAGGAGTTCCGTGGTTGGCGTACTCGTTCTGGGGCAGAGGTGAATTACCATTATTCGTTGCATCGTAGGGATTTACTATTTGGCCAGCTAAATCCGGGTGGCTCAGGTCATAGCCGTGCCCGTCAATAACGGCTACCACTACCGAAGAAGAACCCGCTGTGATATCCCAGGCTTCCGGGGCATCAATATCGGCGTCCGAGTCCTGGCTCAGGAACCACTGCGAGGGATAGAAGATATCATTAGGCAAATAGTCGGAATGGCCGGTAAAAGTAAAATCAGGTTCGGCGTATTCTACTAAGCTTTTTTCAAATAAGCCATTTGCTACTGTAAAAACGTTACCGCCTTTATAAATAGCTACAACGTACAATTTGCGGTCTCCCAGGTCAATTTCTTCGATTAAAGTAGCTTTATTACTTTTCAAGAAAGCTTTTACTAGTTCCTGGTTGCCGTCCTTTTTCAGGGTATAGGTAAGTTTATTACCCACGTACACGGTTTCTTTTCCAATTTTGAATGCCGGATAAGCAGTAATAACATCCTGATTGGAGTTGAATTGTTGCGTAACGTTAGATAAGTTACCGGTTAAGCCAGCTTTTGAAGAATTAACCTTGTACCTTACCGCATTCATCGGCGCAAATACGTCTTGCTGGTTTACTTTTGTTATTTGATTTTGCAACGGAATGCCGAGGGTTTTCCCTTTAGCCAAGTTCACCTTAGATGCAAACGTGACAAATACTTCGTCGGCTTTTGGCGTTAAGAGTACTTTTTTCCCGTTCCGGTAATATGCGTACTCTGCCGGTAATTCTGTTTTTGTTTGTGCCAGCGTAGTTAAATTAAATAGTACTAAACACCAGTAAAAAGTAAAAATTTTGATTTTCATGGTTTTGTAGATAATAATTAATTGTTAAAATGATTCTTGTTTTAAGGGGGAGATTCGGGTCGGCTGAAAATGTTATTTAGCATCTCCGGATTTTATTATAGGAAAATTGAATATTAACAAGGCTTAGCAATGGTTAATTTAATGCCATTGTTAAATTTTATTCTACTAAAAGTATTAATGGAAGGAAGGTGAATTTTCGAAGACGCTAACCTTATATTAATAATTTTAATACAAGATTAGCGTTATTTACAACTTAACTTATTTCTTAACTGATTACTAAATGATGTACAGGTAAAATGAAGTTGTTAGAAAAGTAATATTTAGTAAATAAATGAACACTGGATTTACAATGCATTAATTATTGTGTTTGCCAGCAGGCACCAAATGTCAAGATTTGATTGTTTAGGTTGAAAGTAATTTCAATTATTTTTGGCCGCTTATAACAACCGCACCATAATCCAGAGCTGTTTTTTTATCCGGGCATTTCTGATCTACTAAATGAAATACGTCACTTTTTATTTTAGCAATGGTTGCTTCGTCGGCTTTACTCAGGGCGGCTACTGCGGGGGCAACTACATCGTTGGTAAAGTTCCAGTACGTATCGTTGTTGCCACACTCTAGTTTACCTCCAATTTCAGTTTCCGAGATATTTTTAAAACCAGCCTGAGAAAATAGATCAGCAATAAACCCTGGGTTCCCACACCGGAACAAACCCGGAGCACCGGGTGGCGGACCTGGTAATTGCATGGTTTTATTGATGGTACTCATGGCAGCAGTTCCCCAGAAATTTTTGTCAGGTGTTCCCCAAACGGCGGTGGCCACTCTACCGCTAGGTTTTAATACCCGGGCAATTTCTTTGGCAGCCAACAGCATATCCGGAAAGTACATAAATCCTAAACGGCAGCTTACCGCATCAAACGACTCGTCTGCGAAGGGTAATTCGCTTACATCACAAACTACGGTTTTTATATTGGTAATACCTTTTTTAGCGGCATTCTCGCGGGCAACTTCCAGCATTCCTTCGGCTAAATCAGTAATAATTACTTTCCCTTGCGTTACCAGGTTAGCAATGCTAAGTCCCGGCTCGCCGGTGCCACCAGCTATATCCAAAACCTTATCCGTGGGTTTGAGTTGTAAAGATTGAATTATTTCCTCTCCCATAGGTTTTAGCCAATCCATAGTAAAGTCGTCCCATTTGCGCCAGCCTGGTGAAAATTTGTTCCAGGTTTGTTTTTGTTGTTCTCTGATTTGTTCTAATGCTAATTCCATTGTTAAATGATTAATTAATTGTTTAAGGTTTGATAGTTGAGATTTATCAGGGGACCAAAGTTTTATCCTGATTTGCAGATTAGTAGCCATCTGAAAAAAAGGTTAACAGGTAAAAAGAAATTTTTTTTATAATTTCTGAAAAACTTAAAATCTGGTACTCGCAACAATAATTAAATAAGCGTTTACATAAATAAAATGCTAAAGAACAAGTATTTATAATTGATATTATAATTATCTTTAACTATCTATTCAATAAAGCTCTTGCTTAAGAGTTTAATACCAGCTTGGCTTAGGGGTATGGCATTAGAGCAAAATGTACAAGTTAAACAAAGGCCTCTTTTAGAATTACAAGTTTTTAGCCAGTTTGAAAAAGGTTAATAAGAGGGAGAAAATAATTTTGAATTTATGCACAGCAGAAGTTCGGATGATTTTTGCCGAATTTATTCCAGATAACCTACTTGCGGCTAATAAAATTTCTAAGTACCGGTGTTAACCTTTCGCCGAACCAGACACTAATATCCAAAGACAATTTTATTCAATTATTCTAACCAGGTACTACAGAATTTGAAGATCAGCTACCAATCGGATGAAGTATTGATTCAGGGACTTCAAAATGGAAGTCCTAAGGCGCTGGAGTTTATCTACAGCACGTACTGGCCCATGATTGCCAATTTTGTCCGGCTAAATCACGGTAATTCGCAGGAAGCCGAGGATTTGTACCAGGAAGGAATTATTACTCTTTACGAACAGGTAAGAAAAGGAAATTTTCACATGAATTCTGCGGTCAAAACGTATTTATACTCCATTTGCCGGAATAAATGGTTGAGTAAGCTGAAAAAACAAGTACCCATTACCGATTTAGAAGAACATATCCAGCAAATTCCGGCGGAAGAACCCATTGCCGAAACTCCTTACCTGGACGACGCAGCCTTGAAATTGGCGATAGAAGGTTTAGGAGAACCGTGCCGGACCGTTATTGTCGGATATTATTACCATAAATTAAGTTTAGAGCAGATAGCTGAAACATTAAATTATTCGAATGCCAATGTCGCTAAACAACAAAAGTTTCGTTGTGTGGAGCGATTAAAAAAGAAATTTCTTCCAGAACTTAAATAATTAAATAAAATGATGCCGGTAAATGAGGGCCATTTTCATACCGAATGGATAGAGCGGTATTTGGCGGGTGAACTACAAGGGGAGGAGTTAGAAAATTTTATTCATCGTTTACACAGCGATAATGCTTTTCGGCAGGAAGTAGCCGTGCAGCGCTCCATTGTAGACCAGGCGCAACTGGTAGGCCGCCAAGATTTGCAGCAGCAATTAAAAAGTTTGCACCGCCAATTAGGGTTTGCGGAAGTAAAAAGTAAATCTGTTTCCTATACTAATTATGGGGTAGCGGCTTCCATTCTTATATTGTTAACGGCAGCGTTTGTATTTTACTTTATTTACCAGCCTAACTCAAGAACGCCCGTCCTTTCTCAGGTGAAAGAGGAGAAATTGTTGAAAAAACCCCTTATAATCCGTTATCAGGTAAAAGAACAAGACCCAACTTTGGGATTTTCAGGTGCAACTTCGGATTCCACTACTACTATTTTGTTGTATCAATCTTCCATTTCCGCTTACCAGTTCGATGATACGTTGCGTTTGTACGGAAATTTTACGGCTAGTCAGCTTACCCTGCAATATAACCAGGCCAAAGAACAATATACTTTACTCGTTGATTCGATTGGGTATCCCTTACAACGTTATCGCCCTAAACAATCCTTAAAGCGTTAATTATTAGTTGTTAGTTGTTGGATAGTGAAAAGAGAAAAATATAAGAGCAATTAACCTTTCATTGGTTGTGCTAAGAAAACCTGACCTTATTTTAGCTATTAAGAGTCTTGTAAATTTCAGGCACTTTAACATTCTTAAGGCAAGCCGAAAGATAGGATAGCAAGTGCGAAAAAGGCAGGCAAGACTCCCAAACCTCCGAACGAATTCAGATAATCCATTCTGTTACTTTATATGGGTTTAGGCTCCAAATAAAAGCTGTCGACTCAAAACCAATTATATCGTGAGCGTCCTCGCTCCTGATGAATATCGTCCTGCCTCTGGCCGCTAGCAATTCCTACATTGCTCCGTACTGAAGTTTTTAGGTTTGCCCGGCCAGAGGCCTACCAAATGGCTAAACACGAGCGAAGACGCTCGCGCCAGTAGAATTAGCAAGATCGGCAGGATTCATATTATAGAGAATTCAACCATATTTCCCATTTTCAGGTTAGTTCCAGGAGTAAAAGGCGAATTTTATTTGCCTACTAACACGAAAGGAGCCCAATAAAAAGGATGGTTGTATTTTTGGTTACGAGCCATTTTTCGTTTAGCTGTTTGTAAGGCTTGGGCTTTGTCTTGTCCGGTAAGGAAGGCGGCATAAAAGTTTTCCATCAAATCGGCCGTAGAGGTATCGGGTACTTTCCAGAAAGAAACTACTACGTTGCGAGCGCCGGCATACAATAAGGCGCGGGTCAGGCCAATTACACCTTCGCCATTCGCCAGTTTTCCCAAACCGGTTTCACAAGCCGACAAGGTGACTAACTCTGCTTTTAAGCGTAAATTGTAGATTTCACCCAGGTATAAAATTCCGTCTTCTGCAGAAGTGCTATCCTGCGCCAGGAGTAAACCCGACAATTCCGGATAGTCTTCGTTTACCATGCCGTGGGTGGCTAAATGTAAGTAATTGTAGTGCGTGATATCGCTTGATTTAAGTTGTTCTTCCTGGGCTTGGTTATTCAAGTAAATGGTAGCCGAATTTCCCCGCTGCTCAAACTGTTGCGCAATGGATTCTACTTCCCGCTTTGAAGCCGGCAAAGGCGATACGTACTGACCGTTCCGTAACCAACCTCTGGAAATTTCTGGAGGAGCAAAGCCGGATGAGTTAAGGTTATTATTAGTTGTATTTTTATCATTACTGGTATCCTGGTACGCTAATAGGGGCCGTTCCCTGGTTACCATCGCACTTGTACCGGAATCCGCAAAAATAGGAGCTAAGGCCAGCAGGTGTTTTTGGGTGTTTTCGGGAGATTGAGTAAGTCTTTCGTAGTGCAATCGGGCAGAGTAGGCATAGCTTATCGCATATTTATTTAGTAAGTACGGAGCGAATTTACTTTTTATTCTTTTGTTGCGGGTAAGTAGGGCTTCAAAAGGCAAAGTGGTAAGTTCCCCTTCCGGAATAATGAGTAACCGCTGAATGGATTTTGGCAAAGAAGCAGGCAGCAAAATTTTAAATAATGAATAAGCAACTTGCTGGTATAAATCTTCTTCTTGGTTTAGAATAGCCTGGCGAAAAGCTACTATTTTCCGGTGAAAGGTGCTGTCAATGGGCAGGGATTGCAACTCAAAATTTTGGCGGGTTAAGGTAAATACATGTAAAAACGAATCGCATACCACATACTCCAACACCGCGGTTTTCTCGTCCATTAATTTTTGCATGTCGGCTGAGGCAACTGTGTTGGGCCGGTACTTGAGATTATAATACTGCGGATATTCTTTCTCCAGTTTACTGATTAAGTTTTCTTGTTGGCGATGGGCGGTAAATAAAAGGGTTTGATAGTGTTGTAGTTTGGCGCTGTCGGCAGCTTCGGCTTGCAGGAGTTGTTGGGCTATTTGTTGGGAGTAATTGGCAATTTGGCTTCGGAGTAGTTGGTCTTGCAAGAGCAGCGAATCTGCAATACCGGCAAATGTTTTCGCTTTCGACTCGGCTAAAGTAGCCGATAAAACCAAGGCTTTTCCTCTTTCGGCAAAATAAAAAGCTTTCTCCAGGTAAATCTTATCTTTGGTTAATTGGTAAAGTTCCAGGCTTAAAGGTAAAGCCGATTGGTATATTTCCCTGGTTCTTTTAGTAAAGGCTACTTTGTCATTTTCTCTTGAATAGTTATGCTGAATCTGGGTCATTAAGGTATCAGCGGTGCAGTAGATGCGGTAAGCCAATTGTAAATCCGGAATAGCATGCGATTGGGTAAATTGCTCTTCCAGGATTTCTGCTTTTGATTGAAGCGAAGTAAGTAAATAACTTCCATCGAGATAAATATTGGCGTTGCGGCCTAGAATAGGATTAGAAGTAAGCACAGTATCCTGAAAGGAAATAATATTGGCTACCAATGCGCGCTGGTAATACCGCAGAGCAGCCGGATAATTCTTTTTTGCCAGATAAACGGAACCTAGCGCATTATAAGCCACCGCCATTGTCGGATTTTTTTGCCCCAAAGTTTGACGCACAATCCGGACATTGGTTTGGTAATAGTCCAAGGCTTTATCGTATTCACCTTTCGCACAGTACACATTTCCAATGCCCATGTACGAATCAGCCACATCGTCGTGCTGTTCTCCTAAGGCCAAGCGCCGGATGTGCCAGGCTTTTTGAAGATTTTGCAGGGCCAGCTCAAACTTTTTTTGTTTAGTATAGGCCGTACCTAAATTATGGTAAACACTCGCTAAATCCGGATGATTTTCGTCGAAGGATTTGAGAAGAATTTGCAGGTTTTTCTGATAATAATCAGTTGCTTTCTCATATTCACCTTTTTCTTCGTAAATGGTTCCGATGTTATTATAAGCGGCGGCTACATTTGGATGCGCCTCGCCTAAAGCTTGTTGCCAAAGGTACAAGGCCTTAAAATTGTATTCCAAAGCCTTATCTAACTCGCCCTTAGAAGAGTAAATATTGCCTAAGCTATTGTAAGTACTGGCTAAATCAGGGTGAAATTCTCCGAGCGCTTCTTGTTTAAATTGCAACGCTTTTTGAGTGTAAGTAAGCGCCTGTTCATAGTCGCCTTTGTCAAAATAAACATTGCCTATATTGCCGTAGGAAGCCCCTATCCCTAAGCGGTTATTATTGGCTGTTTTTAAGCAAACCTGTAAATCCTTATTAAAATATTCTAAGGCCTGAGTAAAATCACCTTTGCGGTAATAGATAATTCCAATATTGTTATAAGATGAAGAAATACTAGGGTGCGAATCGCCCAGTAAAGTAAGTTTGAGTTGTAAGCCTTGCTGATAATATTGCAAGGCCTTATCGTAATTGCCCTGGTAATACTGCACAATTCCCATAACATGAAGGGCATCGGCAGATGTAAAATTTACTTTTTTTAACTTGGTCTGGCTTTCCTGTAAAGCTATTAAGGCATTTTGCAAGGCAGCCTTGTATTTACCTTTCATTAACAAAGTGCGGGTAATTTCATTGGAGCAGCTGACTTTCAGGCGCCATAGTTTATTTTTCTGGTAAATAATTGCTGCCTTCTGAAGAAACAAGTATGCACTGTCGGGGTTGCCTTTTTGTTTTAAGGTAAGCGCCTGTTGGTACCACTTCCGGGCCTGAGTAGTATCCGATAACCAGGTCAGTTTCTGAGCCTCTACCCAAGTGTTACCCAGAGTAAAGAAGAATAAGGCAAGAAGGGGAGCGGTTTTCATTAGCCTGGTAAACTTAAAAGTGGTGCTTGCCCGTTAATTCATTTTAAACTAGTGTATGTCAGGTAATTATTAATTAAATTCGAATTTAAGTTAATTTACTAAATCTGATTCTATCTTGAAATTTTTATTTAATTTTTTACTAAAAGGCTGTTAACCTCCGGAGAATTTAGATACTAATAGGAAATTGAAGAGACCATTTTTAATAAAGCGATAAACCATTTAAAGTATACCGAACATGGCAAATCCGTATAGTCATTTTTTCGCCAAAGTGGTTTGGGGAGCGCTTTGTTTGCTTTTGTTGAGTGTAGCCGGAAAATTAAACGCGCAGAATTTACCGGAAACTTCACCTAAGTATAAGATAACCCGCCAGGTAATGGATCGCTTAACTTACGTGTACGCCAATAGTCGGCCGCAACCTCAATTAACAATTATAGCCCGAAAACTAAGCTTGCCCAAAGTAATTGCGCAGTACCAACCCGGTAACCGGCCCATCATTCAATTAAGCGAAGAAGTATATGATTTGTGCCGCAGCCTGGGTAAAGATTCTCTTAACGCATTAGCGGTTTTGCTAAGCCATGAACTAGCGCATCATTACGAAAAACACGATTGGTATTATACTTTTGGCATTGGCCAGACTTCGGTACAAACGCCTAAGAAAGATATTGAACGCTTTGAATCGGAGGCTGATTTTTACGGCTGTTTTTACGGGGAATTAGCTGGTTTTTCTACCGGCCGGGTATTTCCGCAGTTAATAGACGTTTTATACCAGCGTTTCCGTTTAGCCGATCAGTTGCAGGGCTATCCTACCAAAGAAGAACGCAAAGCCATTTATAATAAAAAACAGACTGAAGCCGGACAAATGCTGGCCATATTTAAAGCTGGTCAGTTTCTCTACTTGCTTCAGGAGTTTGAATATGCCGCCTCTTGTTTTGATTACTTACTAAACCGTTTTCCCAGCCGGGAAATCCTGAATAATTTAGCCGCCGCAAAATTGCAACAAGCTTTGGTATTGTACCAGGCCACCGAACCACCCGGATTTATTTACCCGATTGAATTAGACGCGCGCAGCCGGTTAACGGCTATTCATAGAGCCGCGCCCACTTCGTTTAAGGCCAAACAATTTGCCCAATTATTAACCGATGCCCGCCGTTACTCCGAAAAGTCGCGGGAAATAGATCCGGGTTACGTGCCGGCTTTTATTAATCTGGCTTGCATCTATTTGCTTCAGGGTAATCAGGCAGCTGCCATTGGGGTTATTAATGAACTGGAACCCTCCAAATTATCGGGTAATGCGCACACCATGCGAGCCATTGCTTATTACAAAGACAAACAACCCGACAAAGCCCGGCAAGATTTTGAACAAGCCCGGCAAAAGCAAGCCTACATGGCTCTTTACAACCAGAATTTATTTAGTAAGTTGCAGGAACCACTACTAGCTAATGTAACCGATTGGATTAAGAGTTGGTTTGATCAGGAAGAAATTACTACCCCGCCTTTAAAAGCAAAGGGAAACAAACCAGAACAAATAATGGGGGAAGCCGCCAGAATTGCCCTGCCGAATCCAGTATCCACCGTAAAAGTGAGCGAAAAACCGTACCTGCTGCTGCAATACAAGCCCGACACCGAAAAATTACTTTTTAGTGTTCAAACAACGTGCTGCCAGTATTTAGTAAGATACACTCCTAAAAATTACGCGGGTAAAACTAGTAAAGGAATCAGGTTAGGAAGTTCGGTTACCGAGTTAATGCAACAATACGGACCACCCAACTGTACTTTCTCCGGTAATTCGGGGGAATATTGGGTTTACTTAAATCACAAACTTGCCTTTGAAATAAGCCCGAACAAACAAGTTAATAATTGGTTAATTTATGCCAATACGCTTTAATATTCGCCTAAGCGCCTTCATTACTTTCTAACATTTTGGTTACCTTGTAATTATTATAATTATCCTTACCTTCAAGAAAGAAATGTAAAAGGATGAAACAGCTACTACAAGGTTTTTTTCAAGACTGCCCACTCGAAAAACTTACCAAAACTCAAATCAATGAAGCCATCCTTTATATTGATACCTACATTTATGAAGAACCAGAAGATAGTGCTGAAATGATTCAATACTGTCTTTTAAAGATTGATTTAATTAATAAATTAATAGTTCTCGATAATAACAAGGACCTCTTTATTCATTAACTTAGGAGTACTTTTCTTTTTTGCAGATCCTTTCTCTTCTCTTTAGCCACCCAATTTAAAGTTGAATTTTTGCCTGAGTCTTTAGGGGTAGTACTTATATAGGTGTCTATAAACCAATATTATATGAAATTATGAGTATAATTACTCAGTCAATACTCCGCAAATACCGTATTACATACAATTGTTACATTCCTATTTTTTATTGAAATTTACTAATTAAATAAATTGTTCTAAAATGGCTAGATTATTAAAACATATTATTGATAATCTTGACGTGGAGAAGTTAAGTGTAGAAGAAGCAAAAAAAGCTTTATTTTATATTGACTTTCATCTGGACAGCGAAGGCAATTTTCAGACAGTAATGAGGTTCATGAAAATGAAAGATGAAATTGAAAAACGACTGATCTATTTAAATTCTTTACTGAAAATAGTAACCGTAGTTCCAATCGCATTTCTTTAGTATTTTAATAAATCTATTACCATTTAATTTGGTTGGCGTAACTAATGGTTCCTAAAGTTTCAGCGAAGTAATCCATTTTAGCTTTTCAGAGCAGATAATTAGATATAACTCTTCTAAAACTAAGGACCCTGCTTAAGTGAAAGAAGGGTCCTTCGTTTTAGAAAACCCAAATTTAACCGTTTTCGGTGCCAGTCCCGCCTACATGGCCGTTGTAACCTTCTCCTGTGGGGGCACCCAATTCGCCACCCGAATTTTTATCTGTTCCTAAATCAGCCGTTCCACCGGCGGCACCGGCCATTGCACCCGGATTTATTTTATCCTGATCTTTGGCTTGCATTTTTGTATTACCGCCAGTATTTACTTCATCTTCCTTGCCTTCCCATACTTCATCCAGTCGGCGTTGCATGGCTTTCATACTTTCGTCCATTCCTTCTATTTTATCATCCATAGCTGTAAACCTTTACTTAAAAAATTTATTTCTAAGGTCTTACGAACGCATTAGAACTTTGATAGCCCGAATAGCCAATTATTTTAAGTTGCTATTAAAAAGGTAAAAGACAGATGGAAAATAAAGTAAATAGTTTACGGAAATAAGAGCGCTAAAAATTAGCAGTACAGTACAGGATACTTACCACTTGCGATTCTCCTACATTAGTTGAAGATTGATTCAAAATAAAGCAGGTAGAGAAAGAAGTTAAATATGGAATGTATTTACCCTGAAAAGGTTGTGATTTTGACACTCTACTTTTTATAAAGAATAATTTTAAACTAGATTAGTACGCCCAATTGCACCCCGTTATCTCATGACAGTAGGTTTATTTATTCCTTGTTACGTAGATCAGTTTTACCCGAAAGTAGCAATTGCCACTTTAGAGCTTTTAGAAAAGCAAGGTTTACAAGTGGTTTATCCTTTAAATCAAACGTGTTGCGGCCAGCCCATGGCAAATTCCGGTTTTGAGCACTTAACTCAAGGATGCAACAATTTGTTTATTCAGAATTTTAAAGAGGTAGATTATATCGTTTCGCCTTCGGGTAGTTGCGTATTGCACATAAAAGACCATTTGCACGCCGAAGTAGGTAAAGAGGAAGCAGCTGCCACGCACATCCGGAAAAAAATTTATGAGCTTACCGAATTTTTGACGGACGTGGTAAAGGTTGAAAACATAATTGCCCGGTTTCCGCATAAAGTAGGGATGCACCAAAGTTGCCACGGACAAAGAGGATTAAAACTGTCGCAAATGACAGAATTAGTAGCGGATCCTTTCTCTAAGCCCGAGAAGTTATTACGCATGGTAGAGGGTTTGGAGCTGATTGATTTAAACCGGAAAGATGAATGCTGCGGTTTTGGGGGCACTTTTTGCGTAACCGAAGAAGCCGTAAGCGCCAAAATGGGCAAAGACCGGGTAAAAGACCACCTGGAACACGGAGCCGAGTACATAACCGGGGCCGACATGAGTTGTTTAATGCACCTGGAAGGCATTTTGCGGCGGCAAAATAGTAAAGTACAGGTAAAACACATTGCTGAAATTTTAAATAGCTATGCATAAAACAATAGCCGAACACCCAACCCTGGCCGATAAATTTAACCAGGACGAAGAAAGAGTAAACTGGCACGATGAGACCTTGTGGTGGGTACGGGCCAAACGCGATAAAGCCGCGCACACCCTGCCCGAGTGGGAGGATTTGCGGAACCTGGCTTCCCAAATAAAGCATAATGTTCTTTCTAACTTAAGCGAATATTTAATTCAGTTCGAAGAAAAT
Proteins encoded in this region:
- a CDS encoding CHAT domain-containing protein — its product is MKTAPLLALFFFTLGNTWVEAQKLTWLSDTTQARKWYQQALTLKQKGNPDSAYLFLQKAAIIYQKNKLWRLKVSCSNEITRTLLMKGKYKAALQNALIALQESQTKLKKVNFTSADALHVMGIVQYYQGNYDKALQYYQQGLQLKLTLLGDSHPSISSSYNNIGIIYYRKGDFTQALEYFNKDLQVCLKTANNNRLGIGASYGNIGNVYFDKGDYEQALTYTQKALQFKQEALGEFHPDLASTYNSLGNIYSSKGELDKALEYNFKALYLWQQALGEAHPNVAAAYNNIGTIYEEKGEYEKATDYYQKNLQILLKSFDENHPDLASVYHNLGTAYTKQKKFELALQNLQKAWHIRRLALGEQHDDVADSYMGIGNVYCAKGEYDKALDYYQTNVRIVRQTLGQKNPTMAVAYNALGSVYLAKKNYPAALRYYQRALVANIISFQDTVLTSNPILGRNANIYLDGSYLLTSLQSKAEILEEQFTQSHAIPDLQLAYRIYCTADTLMTQIQHNYSRENDKVAFTKRTREIYQSALPLSLELYQLTKDKIYLEKAFYFAERGKALVLSATLAESKAKTFAGIADSLLLQDQLLRSQIANYSQQIAQQLLQAEAADSAKLQHYQTLLFTAHRQQENLISKLEKEYPQYYNLKYRPNTVASADMQKLMDEKTAVLEYVVCDSFLHVFTLTRQNFELQSLPIDSTFHRKIVAFRQAILNQEEDLYQQVAYSLFKILLPASLPKSIQRLLIIPEGELTTLPFEALLTRNKRIKSKFAPYLLNKYAISYAYSARLHYERLTQSPENTQKHLLALAPIFADSGTSAMVTRERPLLAYQDTSNDKNTTNNNLNSSGFAPPEISRGWLRNGQYVSPLPASKREVESIAQQFEQRGNSATIYLNNQAQEEQLKSSDITHYNYLHLATHGMVNEDYPELSGLLLAQDSTSAEDGILYLGEIYNLRLKAELVTLSACETGLGKLANGEGVIGLTRALLYAGARNVVVSFWKVPDTSTADLMENFYAAFLTGQDKAQALQTAKRKMARNQKYNHPFYWAPFVLVGK
- a CDS encoding (Fe-S)-binding protein, encoding MTVGLFIPCYVDQFYPKVAIATLELLEKQGLQVVYPLNQTCCGQPMANSGFEHLTQGCNNLFIQNFKEVDYIVSPSGSCVLHIKDHLHAEVGKEEAAATHIRKKIYELTEFLTDVVKVENIIARFPHKVGMHQSCHGQRGLKLSQMTELVADPFSKPEKLLRMVEGLELIDLNRKDECCGFGGTFCVTEEAVSAKMGKDRVKDHLEHGAEYITGADMSCLMHLEGILRRQNSKVQVKHIAEILNSYA